The genomic interval CGCTGAGCAGCCGCCAGTGCGCCACCCGCCGGTCGAGCTCGGCCTCCGGGCCGTGGTCCGGGGCCGGGCGCGCCCACATCTCCAGGACGCGCGGGTCGACGCCGGGCAGGTCGGCGGCGGCGGTCTCGGTGCCGTCGGGGGCCGTCAGCGGGCGCTCGCTGAGCGCGCAGGTGCCGATCAGCGTGGCGCTCAGCAGCCGCTCGGGGTGGTCGGCGAGCAGCAGCTGGGCCAGCAGCCCGCCGAGGGACAGGCCGACGACGTGCGCGCGCCCGGCGCCGTGGGCGTCCAGGACGGCGAGGGCGTCCGCCGCGAGGTCGGCGACGCGGTACGGCCGCAGCTCGTACGCCCGGGTGGAGCGGCCCGTGTCGCGGTGGTCGTAGCGGATCACGCGGTGGCGGACGGCGAGGGCGTCGACGAACTCCTCGGGCCAGCCCAGGGCGGAGACGGTGGCGCCCATGATCAGCAGGAGCGGGGGCGCGTCGGCCGGCCCCCGCGCCTCGGACCAGAGCCGCACACCGGGTGCGATGTCGACGGTTCGCCGCACGGCCGTCCCCTCCCACGGGTTCCTGGATGCCGGTCCCCCGGGGAAACGACCGCGCCGCCTCCCCGTCACGGACGGGAAGGCGGCGCGGGGGCCGTTCAGCGGGTGGGGACTACTCCCACTCGATGGTGCCCGGGGGCTTGCTCGTGATGTCGAGGACGACGCGGTTGACGTCGTCGACCTCGTTGGTGATGCGGGTCGAGATCTTGCCCAGCACGTCGTACGGCAGGCGCGACCAGTCGGCCGTCATGGCGTCCTCGGAGGAGACCGGGCGCAGGACGATCGGGTGGCCGTAGGTGCGGCCGTCGCCCTGGACGCCGACGCTGCGGACGTCCGCGAGCAGGACGACCGGGCACTGCCAGATCTCGCGGTCGAGACCGGCGGCGGTCAGCTCCTCGCGGGCGATGGCGTCGGCCTCGCGGAGCAGGTCCAGCCGCTCCTTGGTGACCTCGCCGACGATGCGGATGCCGAGGCCGGGGCCCGGGAAGGGCTGGCGCTGGACGATCTCGTCCGGCAGGCCCAGCTCGGCGCCGACCATGCGGACCTCGTCCTTGAACA from Streptomyces albireticuli carries:
- a CDS encoding alpha/beta fold hydrolase, which encodes MRRTVDIAPGVRLWSEARGPADAPPLLLIMGATVSALGWPEEFVDALAVRHRVIRYDHRDTGRSTRAYELRPYRVADLAADALAVLDAHGAGRAHVVGLSLGGLLAQLLLADHPERLLSATLIGTCALSERPLTAPDGTETAAADLPGVDPRVLEMWARPAPDHGPEAELDRRVAHWRLLSGDELPFHAEELRERERRDIEHAGRHDVTTAHRRADASGLLRTAELARNTVPTLVVEATAEPVFPPPHARHLAQAVAGARLVVMPGIGHALPRECLRPLADAILEHAGRAALPHPAPSRTGAPPRTPVLKRRTG